A genomic window from Salvia miltiorrhiza cultivar Shanhuang (shh) chromosome 5, IMPLAD_Smil_shh, whole genome shotgun sequence includes:
- the LOC130986229 gene encoding pirin-like protein, translating into MHEFFIFKISYRNPQKYIEINMSRPVVRKFLARPQHEGVGATVRRSIGRFELKYFDPFLVLDEFSVSAPAGFPDHPHRGFETVTYMLQGAVRHEDFEGHKGTIEAGDLQWMTAGRGIVHSEMPAAEGTQKGLQLWINLSSKHKMIEPRYQEMKSREIAEASRDGVQVRVIAGEALGVKSEIYTTTPTMFLDFTLKPGAHIRQPIPTSWNAFVYVLEGEATFSNSPVSAHHLLLLGEGHAVYASNHSSKPLRFILVGGQPLGEPVHQYGPFVMNTQQQIDQTIEDYENCTNGFEKARHWKSQSTQVFGY; encoded by the exons ATGCATGAATTCTTCATATTCAAAATTTCATATCGCAATCCACAAAAGTATATTGAAATCAACATGTCTCGTCCCGTCGTCAGAAAGTTCCTGGCTCGGCCTCAGCACGAAGGCGTCGGCGCCACCGTTAGAAGAAGCATTGGAAG GTTTGAGCTGAAATACTTCGACCCTTTTCTTGTTCTGGACGAGTTCTCAG TTTCTGCGCCGGCTGGATTTCCTGATCACCCACACAGAG GATTCGAGACCGTCACCTACATGCTACAG GGAGCAGTGAGGCACGAGGACTTCGAGGGACACAAGGGCACGATCGAAGCTGGTGACCTGCAATGGATGACTGCAGGCAGAGGAATTGTCCACTCCGAAATGCCTGCCGCTGAGGGAACTCAAAAGGGCTTGCAATTATGGATCAACCTCTCCTCCAAACATAAAAT GATTGAGCCAAGGTATCAAGAAATGAAGAGTAGGGAGATTGCAGAAGCATCGAGAGACGGCGTGCAAGTGAGAGTGATTGCAGGGGAGGCATTGGGCGTCAAGTCAGAAATATACACCACAACTCCCACCATGTTTCTTGACTTCACACTCAAGCCAGGGGCACACATTCGCCAGCCAATACCTACGTCGTGGAACGCCTTTGTATACGTTTTGGAAGGAGAGGCTACGTTTTCGAATTCCCCTGTGTCCGCCCACCACCTCCTCCTCCTTGGGGAGGGCCACGCCGTCTACGCCTCCAACCACTCCTCCAAGCCACTCAGGTTTATTCTGGTTGGCGGTCAGCCGCTGGGGGAGCCTGTGCACCAGTATGGTCCCTTTGTCATGAACACGCAGCAACAAATTGATCAAACTATTGAGGATTATGAGAATTGTACCAATGGATTTGAGAAAGCTAGACACTGGAAGTCTCAGTCCACTCAAGTTTTTGGTTATTGA